One part of the Flavobacterium johnsoniae UW101 genome encodes these proteins:
- a CDS encoding serine hydrolase domain-containing protein — MQMIFLKKTKIPQILFTVLVLSSCGNDKKTQTAAAQTVEDTLPKMKPLGPEPKVSQAYKNSVVGRINHFYNKNWPNNNMNGSFLVARNGQIIFERYNGFANKNEGTKITPETPVQIASVSKVLTATAVLKLVNAGKIELDQKVNTILKTFPYEDCTIRMLLDHRTGMRNYAYFTDRDKSIWDRHNQLTNKDILDILATKDIGLESKTGTRFSYCNTNYAMLALIIEKITGLSYKEAMSEMIFKPLGMTHTYVFDDDKDRKKIVPSYKGNGVEIGFDYLDNVYGDKNIFSTARDLLKFDRARQSPDFLKPELLKQVYTGYSNERKGTKNYGLGIRMINWETGQNFYFHNGWWHGNTSSYITLMKEHVTIIALSNKMTRNTYAVRKLAPIFGDYPFNFKDEE, encoded by the coding sequence ATGCAAATGATTTTCCTTAAAAAAACAAAGATACCACAAATACTTTTTACAGTATTAGTTTTAAGTTCATGTGGTAATGACAAAAAAACACAAACAGCTGCTGCCCAAACAGTCGAAGATACTTTACCTAAAATGAAGCCGTTAGGTCCTGAACCTAAAGTTTCACAAGCTTATAAAAACTCCGTTGTTGGAAGAATAAACCACTTTTACAACAAAAACTGGCCTAATAATAACATGAACGGAAGCTTTTTAGTTGCCCGAAATGGTCAGATTATCTTCGAAAGATATAATGGTTTTGCTAATAAAAACGAAGGGACAAAAATAACGCCCGAAACCCCGGTGCAAATTGCCTCTGTTAGTAAAGTTCTAACAGCTACAGCAGTTTTAAAACTGGTTAATGCCGGAAAAATAGAATTAGATCAAAAAGTAAATACGATTTTAAAAACGTTTCCTTACGAAGACTGCACGATTAGAATGCTTTTAGATCACCGTACCGGAATGCGTAATTATGCTTATTTTACAGATAGAGATAAATCTATTTGGGACAGACATAACCAGCTTACTAACAAAGATATTTTAGATATTCTTGCCACGAAAGATATTGGTTTAGAATCTAAAACAGGAACACGTTTCAGCTATTGCAATACTAATTATGCAATGCTGGCACTTATTATTGAGAAAATTACAGGTTTAAGTTATAAGGAAGCAATGTCTGAAATGATTTTTAAACCTTTAGGAATGACTCATACCTATGTTTTTGATGATGATAAAGACAGAAAAAAAATTGTTCCTTCTTACAAAGGAAATGGTGTAGAAATAGGTTTTGATTATTTAGATAATGTTTACGGAGATAAAAACATTTTCTCGACTGCACGAGATTTGTTAAAATTTGACCGCGCCAGACAATCACCTGACTTTTTAAAACCTGAATTACTGAAACAGGTATATACCGGCTACAGTAACGAACGCAAAGGAACAAAAAATTACGGTTTAGGAATTAGAATGATTAATTGGGAAACCGGTCAGAATTTTTATTTCCATAATGGCTGGTGGCACGGAAATACCTCATCTTATATTACTTTGATGAAAGAACATGTTACGATAATTGCATTGTCTAATAAGATGACAAGAAACACTTATGCAGTACGTAAACTGGCTCCTATTTTTGGCGATTATCCTTTTAATTTTAAAGACGAAGAGTAA
- a CDS encoding peptidase associated/transthyretin-like domain-containing protein, with amino-acid sequence MLSNTKFIFAPILFLLISGVFFKVNAQSILDNEISVHADKKPLGSILDLMEEKGNFRFAYYSKLVVKDSVVSIHADKYTIKGVLDQLLSNKYEYKESPGFIIVRYAPLELALELEKNNSTSDGQQIVSGYIIDTQTNNRIENVSVLEKNVLQSTLTNKDGAFELRLKNAPQTIELTAVKENYKTVTMLFLSEIKIQMGNRKSTSDYIDGDFSAIERSGIGRFFISSKQKIQSLNLGGFISKVPVQASLIPSISTRGMMNTQIVNNFSLNVLGGYNAGVRGLEMAGLYNINRMNVEALQMAGIFNTVGGSVNGLQLAGIYNNVFGNLNGLQISGIHNSVKGSQIGLQMSGIYNNVYKDSKGLQIAGIHNTVNGSQNGLQLSGIYNIGKDTVRGAQITGLFNYAKELHGVQFGLVNITDSESGYSFGLLNFKKGGYKKISITSNEISDINLSIKTGDHKMYTILMAGASEQKEEEKMFSFGIGVGKSIPLGKRFTYNPEFSSQYLYLGNWDRYNSLSKFDSAFSFQLFKGLAISAGPSFNLYWSEKKDKNGSVNTSTFVQDRTKRYNIINNNSKDIIGWIGWSFGITLF; translated from the coding sequence ATGCTCAGCAACACAAAGTTTATTTTTGCACCCATTTTGTTTCTACTTATTTCGGGTGTTTTTTTTAAAGTAAATGCTCAATCTATATTAGATAACGAAATATCTGTTCATGCAGATAAGAAACCATTAGGCAGTATTTTGGACTTAATGGAAGAAAAAGGAAATTTTAGATTTGCTTATTACAGCAAATTAGTTGTAAAGGATAGTGTTGTCAGTATTCATGCCGATAAATATACCATAAAAGGAGTTTTAGACCAGCTGTTAAGCAATAAATACGAGTACAAAGAATCGCCGGGGTTTATTATTGTACGTTATGCTCCATTAGAGCTGGCTCTTGAGCTAGAAAAGAACAATAGTACCAGCGACGGACAGCAGATCGTCAGTGGCTATATTATAGATACACAGACTAACAATCGTATCGAAAATGTGAGTGTACTGGAGAAGAATGTGCTGCAGTCTACATTAACCAATAAAGATGGAGCTTTTGAACTCCGATTAAAAAATGCTCCCCAGACTATCGAGCTTACGGCTGTCAAAGAAAATTATAAAACCGTAACGATGCTGTTTCTTTCTGAAATTAAGATTCAGATGGGAAATAGAAAATCAACATCAGATTATATCGATGGGGATTTTTCGGCAATAGAAAGATCAGGAATTGGCCGTTTTTTTATTTCTTCTAAACAAAAAATACAATCGCTTAATTTGGGAGGATTTATTTCTAAAGTTCCTGTACAGGCTTCTCTAATTCCGAGTATCAGTACACGAGGTATGATGAATACGCAGATTGTCAACAATTTTTCTTTAAATGTGTTAGGCGGTTATAATGCCGGCGTGCGTGGATTAGAAATGGCAGGGCTTTACAATATTAACCGTATGAATGTCGAAGCACTTCAAATGGCAGGAATATTTAATACTGTTGGAGGATCTGTAAACGGACTTCAATTGGCCGGAATCTATAATAATGTTTTTGGCAATCTTAACGGTTTACAAATAAGCGGAATTCATAATAGTGTAAAAGGTTCACAAATTGGTCTGCAAATGAGTGGTATCTATAACAATGTTTATAAAGATTCAAAAGGACTTCAAATTGCAGGAATTCATAATACTGTAAATGGCTCTCAAAACGGATTGCAGTTATCCGGTATTTATAATATTGGAAAAGATACCGTACGTGGTGCTCAAATTACCGGACTTTTTAATTATGCCAAAGAATTACATGGAGTTCAGTTTGGATTGGTAAATATCACAGATTCAGAATCTGGATATAGTTTTGGTTTATTAAACTTTAAAAAAGGCGGTTATAAAAAAATTAGTATTACAAGTAATGAAATTTCAGATATAAATCTCTCTATAAAAACCGGAGATCATAAAATGTATACTATTTTGATGGCGGGAGCAAGCGAACAAAAAGAAGAAGAAAAAATGTTTTCTTTTGGAATTGGAGTAGGAAAAAGCATTCCGTTAGGGAAACGTTTTACTTATAATCCCGAATTTAGTTCACAATATCTTTATTTGGGAAATTGGGATCGATACAATTCCTTATCTAAATTTGATTCTGCTTTTTCTTTTCAATTATTCAAAGGTTTAGCTATATCTGCAGGACCTTCTTTTAATTTATACTGGTCTGAAAAGAAAGATAAAAATGGCAGTGTAAATACTTCTACATTTGTTCAGGATCGTACCAAGCGTTATAATATAATTAATAATAACAGCAAAGACATTATTGGATGGATAGGCTGGAGTTTTGGAATAACGTTGTTTTAA
- a CDS encoding FecR family protein, whose product MNDDILVKYIVGETDADENAMVKKWLDASDDNLKYYNDFKKIWEDSLLIATKNTTVNENEAWERFQNRIHKNDTSVILNKSYPYWQIAASIILIIGLGWFGYSYFENKSDDTIIQIYASNRAKNDTLPDGTIVTLNKNSLLSYKKFTGNTRPVTLKGEAFFKVSPNKTKPFIIHINDVTVKVIGTSFNVKSKNGKTTVNVETGIVKVSRNKDEVELMHGEKVVIANQQAGLFKSVSKGRLYNFYRNRELVCDETPLQELADALNEIYNVNIVIKSTSLQEKTLTTTFKDQSLDQILEVIQETFTIKIERTNNQILLE is encoded by the coding sequence ATGAATGATGATATACTAGTGAAATATATAGTTGGCGAAACTGATGCAGACGAAAATGCAATGGTAAAAAAATGGCTGGATGCCAGTGATGACAATTTAAAATACTACAACGATTTTAAGAAAATCTGGGAAGATAGTCTTTTAATTGCAACAAAAAATACAACTGTAAATGAAAATGAAGCATGGGAGCGATTTCAAAATCGTATCCATAAAAACGACACATCGGTTATTCTAAACAAGTCATACCCTTATTGGCAGATAGCTGCTTCGATTATCTTAATTATTGGCTTAGGATGGTTTGGTTATTCTTATTTTGAAAATAAATCAGATGATACAATAATTCAGATATATGCATCAAACAGGGCTAAAAATGATACTTTACCAGATGGTACAATTGTCACACTGAACAAAAACTCGTTATTGTCTTATAAAAAATTTACAGGCAATACCAGACCTGTTACTCTAAAAGGTGAAGCTTTTTTTAAGGTTTCTCCCAATAAAACAAAACCTTTTATTATTCATATTAATGATGTCACAGTAAAAGTAATAGGAACATCTTTTAATGTGAAAAGCAAAAACGGAAAAACCACCGTAAATGTTGAAACTGGAATTGTAAAAGTGAGCAGAAATAAAGATGAGGTAGAATTAATGCATGGAGAAAAAGTAGTCATTGCCAATCAGCAGGCAGGATTATTTAAAAGTGTCAGCAAAGGGCGTTTATACAATTTTTACCGCAATAGAGAATTAGTCTGCGATGAAACACCGCTGCAGGAATTAGCAGATGCTCTTAACGAAATATACAATGTTAACATTGTTATTAAATCAACGTCTTTGCAGGAAAAAACATTAACGACAACATTTAAAGATCAATCATTAGATCAGATTTTAGAAGTAATTCAGGAAACATTTACCATTAAAATCGAACGTACAAATAATCAAATACTATTAGAGTAA
- a CDS encoding RNA polymerase sigma-70 factor produces the protein MIECQTVFVKYSNTDHINFMNNKNEAAFEKVFKTYFKSLHAFAYTFMKDEIIAEEIVQNVFFRIWEKKEQLQIDDSLKSYLYRSVHNESLNHIKHLKVKTSFQLEYSGNMEPSNQDASNQMIAAELETEIQKAINELPQQCRIIFQMSRFEQLKYQQIADQLNISIKTVENQMGKALKVMRLKLIEYLPFLLFLINLIRRS, from the coding sequence TTGATTGAATGTCAAACTGTTTTTGTGAAGTATAGTAATACAGATCATATTAATTTTATGAATAACAAAAATGAAGCTGCTTTTGAAAAGGTTTTTAAAACCTACTTCAAAAGCCTTCATGCATTTGCCTATACTTTTATGAAAGATGAAATTATTGCAGAAGAAATCGTGCAGAATGTATTCTTTCGAATTTGGGAAAAAAAGGAACAATTGCAGATTGATGATTCATTAAAGTCTTATTTGTATCGATCTGTTCATAACGAAAGTTTAAATCATATTAAACATTTAAAAGTAAAAACTTCTTTTCAATTAGAGTATTCAGGTAATATGGAACCTTCAAATCAAGATGCATCAAATCAAATGATTGCCGCCGAACTTGAAACCGAAATTCAAAAAGCAATTAATGAATTACCACAGCAGTGCCGTATCATTTTTCAAATGAGCCGTTTTGAGCAGCTTAAATACCAGCAAATTGCAGATCAATTGAATATTTCCATCAAAACAGTTGAAAATCAGATGGGCAAAGCTCTTAAAGTAATGCGTTTAAAACTAATAGAATATCTTCCTTTTTTATTGTTTTTAATCAATTTAATTCGAAGATCATGA
- a CDS encoding HlyD family secretion protein translates to MEQDITLELRSEEIQDVLSKTPIWMIRWGTIVIFSIIVILFYVSYIIRYPDVVSTEIVITTNIPPEKLVSKSSGRIEAILISDKATVKKNTMLAVIENSANYKDVFLLKKIIADFDINDTKKEFPFAVMKNKQLGEIESAFAIFQKDYEVEKLNENLHPFDVENKAQVSEKTQIKERLEILQQQKEINESELQLQKNEIGRFGILFNKGIISAQEMETKKLSYLQAQKNYKTLLSSISQLKSSLIDNTKMGHNLQISSTKEEVNLNRNMAQSFYQLKKVIKEWELTNTLRSSVSGVVTFLQVWTENQTINEGDNVFSIIPDKENGFVGKVKATPLNSGKIKVGQNVNIRLANFPDREFGVLRGKIHNISLVPDKDGNLLLDVSLPDGLQTSYRKRIPFQQEMKGKAEILTEDLRLIERILYQFKSIFEQV, encoded by the coding sequence ATGGAGCAGGATATTACACTAGAATTAAGAAGTGAAGAAATTCAGGATGTGCTTTCAAAAACACCCATTTGGATGATTCGATGGGGGACGATTGTAATATTTTCAATAATCGTTATACTGTTTTATGTGTCATACATTATAAGATATCCGGATGTTGTAAGTACAGAAATTGTCATTACAACTAATATTCCGCCGGAGAAATTAGTCTCTAAATCATCCGGTCGAATAGAAGCTATACTAATAAGCGATAAAGCAACAGTTAAAAAAAATACGATGCTGGCTGTTATTGAAAATTCGGCAAATTATAAAGATGTCTTTTTACTCAAAAAGATTATTGCTGATTTTGATATTAATGATACAAAAAAAGAATTTCCTTTTGCCGTAATGAAAAACAAACAACTGGGTGAAATTGAAAGTGCTTTTGCTATTTTTCAAAAAGACTATGAAGTTGAAAAACTAAATGAAAATTTACATCCTTTTGATGTTGAAAATAAAGCACAGGTTTCTGAAAAAACTCAAATTAAAGAAAGGTTAGAAATTTTACAGCAGCAAAAAGAAATTAATGAAAGCGAGTTACAGCTTCAAAAAAACGAAATAGGCCGATTTGGAATTCTTTTTAATAAAGGCATTATATCGGCTCAGGAAATGGAAACTAAAAAGCTCAGCTATCTGCAGGCTCAGAAAAATTACAAAACCTTATTGTCATCGATTTCTCAGTTAAAATCTTCTTTGATCGATAATACAAAAATGGGGCATAATTTGCAGATAAGCAGCACTAAAGAAGAAGTGAATCTAAACAGGAACATGGCACAGTCTTTTTATCAGCTGAAAAAAGTGATAAAGGAATGGGAGCTTACGAATACCTTAAGATCTTCGGTTAGCGGCGTAGTTACTTTTTTGCAGGTTTGGACAGAAAACCAAACGATTAATGAAGGAGATAATGTTTTTTCGATTATTCCGGATAAAGAAAATGGTTTTGTTGGAAAAGTAAAAGCAACACCTTTAAATTCAGGAAAAATAAAAGTTGGTCAAAACGTAAACATAAGACTGGCTAATTTTCCTGATAGAGAATTTGGAGTATTAAGAGGTAAAATTCATAATATTTCGCTGGTTCCGGACAAAGATGGAAACTTATTATTAGACGTTTCTCTTCCAGATGGTTTACAGACATCTTACAGGAAAAGAATCCCATTTCAGCAGGAAATGAAAGGAAAAGCAGAAATCCTGACAGAAGACTTAAGATTAATTGAAAGGATTTTATATCAGTTCAAAAGTATTTTTGAGCAGGTTTAG
- a CDS encoding peptidase domain-containing ABC transporter has protein sequence MKKFKKFPNFKQEESKDCGPTCIKMIAKYYGKTVNIQELRDYSETNRGGSNLLSLSDAVEKIGFRSIGIKLNLKRLDEMPLPCILFWDNCHYVVLYNIKNNFYYISDPAMGLVKYSKEDFVKNWLGKNANENTAEGIALFLEPTPKFYQSEFDMEEKNRVGFSLLAKYILPYKSFVVQLVIGLIAGSFLQLIFPFLTQSIIDIGVQNRSIHFIYLILFAQLFLFFGKSALDLIRSWILLHLSTRINISLISDFFIKLMNLPISFFDVRMTGDILQRINDHHRIERILTTSSLNVLFSTINMVIMGCVLAYYNIQIFVVFFLGSFFYFLWMALFLKKREVLDYKRFAEISNEQSKVIELVNGMQEIKLHNAEKQKRWGWEYIQARLFRVSMKALILEQTQTVGSNFINELKNIIIIFFSAKLVIDGSITLGMMLAISSIVGSLNGPITQLVDFVREFQDAKISMGRLSEIHQREDEVEQEQHQTHDVPKDFDMIINNLSFRYTGSDTPVLKDLNLTIPANKITAIVGTSGSGKTTLMKLLLKFYEPDKGDIILAAQSENAFSSTSLSMIAQKAWRGSIGAVMQEGFIFNDTIANNIAIGEDRIDKKRLLYAADVANIMSYINEQPLGFNTMIGSEGIGMSTGQKQRLLIARAVYKNPEMLFFDEATSALDANNEKEIMQKLNLFFKDKTVVVIAHRLSTVMNADQIVVLDKGKIIEIGNHTTLVEQRGNYFELVKNQLQLGN, from the coding sequence ATGAAAAAATTTAAAAAGTTTCCGAATTTTAAACAGGAAGAGTCTAAAGACTGCGGGCCAACCTGCATTAAAATGATTGCAAAATATTATGGAAAAACTGTTAATATTCAGGAACTTCGTGATTACAGTGAGACAAATCGAGGCGGGAGTAATTTATTATCATTAAGTGATGCTGTCGAAAAAATAGGGTTTAGGTCTATAGGTATTAAGTTAAATTTAAAAAGACTTGATGAAATGCCTCTGCCTTGTATCTTGTTTTGGGATAACTGCCACTATGTTGTATTGTATAATATTAAAAATAATTTTTACTACATTTCTGATCCGGCGATGGGTTTGGTGAAATATTCTAAAGAAGATTTTGTAAAAAATTGGCTTGGAAAAAATGCTAATGAAAACACAGCAGAAGGAATTGCTTTGTTTTTAGAACCTACTCCAAAATTTTATCAAAGTGAATTTGATATGGAAGAAAAAAATAGAGTGGGGTTTTCTTTATTAGCCAAATACATACTGCCTTATAAGTCTTTTGTTGTACAGCTGGTTATTGGCTTAATAGCAGGAAGTTTTTTACAGCTTATTTTTCCTTTTCTTACGCAGAGTATTATAGATATTGGTGTACAAAACAGAAGTATTCATTTTATTTATTTAATTCTTTTTGCGCAGTTATTTCTGTTTTTTGGAAAATCAGCTTTAGATCTTATCCGCAGCTGGATACTGCTGCATCTTTCTACCCGAATAAACATCTCGCTTATTTCAGATTTCTTTATTAAATTAATGAATCTTCCCATTTCATTTTTTGATGTAAGAATGACTGGAGATATTCTGCAGCGCATCAATGATCATCACAGAATAGAGCGTATATTAACCACTTCGTCACTTAATGTTTTGTTTTCTACAATTAATATGGTAATTATGGGATGCGTTTTGGCGTATTATAATATCCAGATTTTTGTAGTGTTTTTTCTTGGAAGTTTCTTTTATTTTCTTTGGATGGCGCTTTTTCTTAAAAAAAGAGAAGTTCTCGATTATAAACGTTTTGCTGAAATAAGTAACGAACAAAGTAAAGTTATTGAGCTTGTAAACGGTATGCAGGAAATAAAGCTTCATAATGCCGAAAAGCAAAAACGATGGGGCTGGGAATATATACAGGCAAGACTTTTTAGAGTTTCTATGAAAGCATTAATATTAGAACAGACACAAACTGTAGGTTCAAACTTTATTAATGAATTAAAAAACATAATTATAATTTTCTTCTCGGCAAAACTTGTTATTGATGGTTCCATTACATTAGGTATGATGCTGGCAATTAGTTCAATTGTGGGAAGTTTAAACGGCCCGATAACGCAGCTGGTTGATTTTGTGAGAGAATTTCAGGATGCTAAAATATCGATGGGACGTTTATCTGAAATACACCAAAGAGAAGACGAGGTTGAGCAGGAACAGCATCAGACTCATGATGTTCCAAAAGATTTTGATATGATTATTAATAATTTGTCTTTTCGTTATACAGGATCAGATACTCCTGTTCTTAAAGATTTAAATCTTACCATACCTGCCAATAAAATTACGGCTATAGTAGGAACAAGCGGCAGCGGCAAAACAACTTTAATGAAACTGCTGCTTAAGTTTTACGAGCCGGATAAAGGAGATATAATTCTTGCAGCTCAAAGTGAAAATGCCTTTTCTTCAACATCTCTTTCAATGATAGCGCAAAAAGCGTGGCGAGGCAGTATTGGCGCTGTTATGCAGGAAGGGTTTATTTTTAATGATACAATTGCAAACAATATTGCAATTGGTGAAGACAGAATTGATAAAAAAAGACTGCTGTATGCGGCAGATGTGGCTAATATAATGAGTTACATTAATGAACAGCCTTTGGGATTTAATACTATGATTGGTTCTGAAGGAATAGGAATGAGTACAGGACAAAAACAAAGACTTCTTATTGCAAGAGCCGTTTACAAAAATCCCGAAATGTTGTTTTTTGATGAGGCTACTTCGGCACTTGATGCGAATAATGAGAAAGAAATTATGCAGAAACTGAATCTTTTTTTTAAAGATAAAACCGTTGTGGTTATTGCACACCGATTAAGCACGGTAATGAATGCCGATCAGATTGTAGTTTTAGACAAAGGAAAAATCATCGAAATAGGAAATCATACTACTCTTGTAGAGCAGAGAGGAAATTATTTTGAGTTGGTTAAAAATCAATTACAGCTTGGAAATTAA
- a CDS encoding DUF6625 family protein produces MKSIAVLTCWYGKYPWYFPYFIHSCTFNPTVDFYIITDNTDFIPGKPDNVIIIYKTKAEIIANASAKLGFTVNIDDPYKLCDFKPAYGFFFPEIIKGYDFWGQSDLDIIYGNVRDFITDEMLDKFDFISVRHDYTTGCFALYRNNEVMNTFFMRSKDYKKVFSESKHFCFDECSFAWDALTAGMSIFDLQTEVESFTHLIKKAEQEKEIEAHFDFILLEGLTGRITFDNGRIYYKNQFEGIMYHLFWFKKEYIPEKTQRKIPNKYYLSKTKIYHSR; encoded by the coding sequence ATGAAATCAATAGCTGTACTAACATGCTGGTATGGAAAATATCCGTGGTATTTTCCCTATTTTATACACTCCTGTACATTTAATCCAACTGTGGATTTTTATATTATAACAGACAATACTGACTTTATACCCGGTAAACCGGATAATGTTATCATTATATATAAAACAAAAGCCGAAATAATTGCCAATGCTTCTGCAAAATTGGGATTTACTGTAAATATTGACGATCCTTACAAGCTTTGTGATTTTAAACCTGCGTATGGTTTCTTTTTTCCGGAAATTATTAAAGGTTATGATTTTTGGGGTCAGAGCGATTTGGATATTATTTATGGAAATGTCAGGGATTTTATAACAGACGAAATGCTCGATAAGTTTGATTTTATCAGCGTGAGACATGATTATACAACGGGATGTTTTGCTTTATACAGAAATAATGAAGTAATGAATACTTTTTTTATGAGAAGTAAAGATTACAAGAAGGTATTTTCTGAATCAAAACATTTTTGTTTTGACGAATGCAGTTTTGCCTGGGATGCGCTGACAGCCGGAATGTCAATATTTGATTTACAAACAGAGGTTGAAAGTTTTACGCATCTTATTAAAAAAGCCGAACAGGAAAAAGAGATTGAAGCTCATTTCGATTTTATTCTTCTGGAAGGATTAACCGGCAGAATAACTTTTGATAATGGACGGATTTACTATAAAAATCAATTTGAAGGAATAATGTATCATTTGTTTTGGTTTAAAAAGGAATATATACCTGAGAAAACACAGAGAAAAATTCCAAACAAATATTATTTAAGTAAAACCAAAATTTATCATTCAAGATAA
- a CDS encoding vitamin K epoxide reductase family protein — translation MNEDFNYLFQYLEKENIVIDKSEFDFQIQSHPDYPTLLSVVDTLSFFNIKNGVLQVDYAEIDALPDHFVALLNLDGQQLCFIEKKDENYIYKKVSNTTDEYTLSPEVWSGFILLLEKPENEVLPTVSKKSFSWVLPVLCFVLFSSYLFYTPSNLITKLFFVFPAIGILFSIAALKDLFGTKIKLLNSFCNMASSTSCSTVVNSDKWKIFEIINFSDLSVVFFVSQLTGFFSLLLLGDTAAYFSIQKVLLLGALPILLLSLYFQKMVEKKWCPICLTIMSVVLLELTYLFVFENTVFAFSPVSIIVFSLVVLTVVTIWISLKEILIKQKELKEYQLKAIRFEKNYDVFRNSLLAKEKTEMLQSPLLFGNRESSTKIVLISNPFCGYCKDAHTVIETILEKYSDDVQIELVLKADLERENEHSVKLFRSLINIYMNEGEKSFLTALQAWFENTNLTAWLERFPRNITSEFDSIFDFQYKWCEENDFNFTPAILINGYEYPKMYDRKTLPFFIKDFIEDEF, via the coding sequence ATGAATGAAGATTTTAATTACCTTTTTCAATATTTGGAAAAAGAAAATATAGTTATTGATAAATCTGAATTTGATTTTCAGATACAGTCACATCCGGATTACCCAACTTTATTATCTGTGGTTGATACTTTAAGTTTTTTTAATATTAAAAATGGTGTTCTTCAGGTTGATTATGCAGAAATTGATGCTTTACCGGATCATTTCGTCGCACTCTTAAATCTGGACGGCCAGCAGCTTTGTTTTATAGAAAAAAAAGACGAAAACTATATTTATAAAAAAGTAAGTAATACAACTGATGAGTATACACTTTCACCCGAAGTATGGAGCGGATTTATTTTGTTATTGGAAAAACCAGAAAATGAAGTATTGCCAACAGTTTCTAAAAAAAGTTTTAGCTGGGTTTTACCAGTTTTATGTTTTGTTTTGTTTTCTTCTTATTTGTTTTATACGCCAAGTAATCTGATAACTAAATTGTTTTTTGTTTTTCCTGCTATTGGAATTTTGTTTTCTATTGCGGCGCTTAAGGATTTATTTGGAACAAAAATAAAACTGTTGAATAGTTTTTGCAATATGGCTTCGTCAACAAGCTGTTCGACGGTTGTAAATTCTGATAAATGGAAAATTTTTGAAATCATAAATTTTAGTGATTTAAGTGTAGTTTTCTTTGTTTCTCAATTAACAGGCTTTTTTTCTTTACTGCTTCTGGGTGACACAGCAGCCTATTTTTCAATACAAAAAGTCCTGCTTTTAGGAGCACTGCCTATTTTATTGTTGTCTTTGTACTTTCAAAAAATGGTAGAAAAAAAATGGTGTCCAATTTGTCTCACTATAATGAGTGTTGTACTGCTGGAGTTAACTTATTTGTTTGTATTTGAGAATACTGTTTTTGCTTTTTCTCCTGTTTCCATAATTGTTTTTTCATTGGTTGTTCTGACTGTTGTAACCATTTGGATTTCGCTTAAAGAAATACTTATCAAACAAAAAGAATTAAAAGAATATCAGCTGAAAGCCATTCGATTTGAAAAAAATTATGATGTTTTTAGAAATTCTCTGCTCGCAAAAGAAAAAACAGAGATGCTGCAAAGTCCGCTGCTATTTGGCAACAGAGAAAGTTCAACAAAAATCGTTCTTATCTCAAATCCTTTCTGTGGTTATTGCAAAGATGCACACACTGTAATAGAAACTATTCTGGAAAAATATTCAGATGATGTACAAATAGAACTTGTTTTAAAAGCAGATCTGGAACGCGAAAACGAGCATTCTGTAAAATTGTTTAGAAGTCTGATCAATATTTATATGAATGAAGGCGAAAAAAGCTTTTTAACAGCACTGCAGGCATGGTTTGAAAATACGAACCTGACAGCATGGCTTGAAAGATTTCCTAGAAATATAACATCAGAATTTGATTCAATATTTGATTTTCAATACAAATGGTGTGAAGAAAACGATTTTAATTTCACGCCGGCTATTCTTATAAACGGATATGAATATCCAAAAATGTATGATAGAAAGACTTTGCCATTTTTTATAAAGGATTTCATCGAAGACGAATTTTAA
- a CDS encoding helix-turn-helix transcriptional regulator, protein MIKQKLITKRIEKNKTQEEIAHLLGMTQSQYSRRESGITKITKSEWDSLAKILGTNMEAIYEPEDGIYILNNEKNTSNTNSQNTDYNNFTLDVMKKYIEKLEYENRYLKSQLEKFSL, encoded by the coding sequence ATGATTAAACAAAAACTAATTACTAAACGAATTGAGAAAAATAAAACGCAGGAAGAAATTGCGCATCTTTTAGGAATGACACAATCGCAGTACAGCCGAAGAGAATCTGGAATAACTAAAATTACCAAAAGTGAATGGGACAGTCTTGCAAAAATTTTGGGAACAAATATGGAAGCAATTTATGAACCTGAAGACGGCATATATATTCTAAACAATGAAAAAAACACTAGCAATACAAACAGCCAAAATACTGACTACAATAACTTTACACTTGATGTAATGAAAAAATATATTGAAAAATTAGAGTATGAAAACAGATATCTAAAATCACAGCTTGAAAAATTCTCATTATAA